A genomic stretch from Neodiprion fabricii isolate iyNeoFabr1 chromosome 3, iyNeoFabr1.1, whole genome shotgun sequence includes:
- the LOC124179200 gene encoding TATA-box-binding protein: MGSATQTDNELKKLLNNPAKNVTDDASMAPPLSTNVPRPSTSQNVNPQSAMNPMLPAFSKKEVLQPRLQNIVSTVNLGMELKLMYINTRTRNSEYNPARFTGLIMRIREPKTTALIFRSGKLVCTGARCEEDSYLAARKFARIIQKLGFAVKFMNFKVHNIVATCDLKFPIKLENLNHMHGQFSSYEPELFPGLVYRMVLPRVVLLIFVNGKIVLTGAKSRAELQDALTNIHPILKSFRKQ; this comes from the exons ATGGGTTCTGCAACTcaaactgacaatgagttgaaaaaactgttaaacAATCCAGCTAAAAATGTCACGGATGACGCCTCTATGGCGCCTCCGCTTTCG ACGAACGTTCCACGGCCGAGTACGTCTCAAAATGTTAATCCACAGTCAGCAATGAATCCCATGCTACCTGCCTTTAGTAAAAAGGAGGTACTTCAACCGCGTTTGCA AAATATAGTATCAACAGTAAATTTAGGAATGGAATTAAAACtcatgtatataaatactaGAACGAGAAATTCGGAATACAACCCTGCACGTTTCACCGGGCTGATCATGCGAATACGAGAACCAAAAACAACAGCTCTTATATTTAGATCTGGTAAATTGGTTTGCACTGGAGCACGGTGTGAAGAAGATTCATATCTAGCAGCCAGAAAGTTTGCCAGAATAATACAGAAATTAGGATTTGCT GTAAAGTTCATGAACTTCAAGGTTCATAATATTGTTGCAACGTGCGACTTGAAGTTTCCCATCAAGTTGGAAAACTTAAATCACATGCACGGACAGTTTTCTAGTTACGAACCAGAGCTATTCCCTGGTTTGGTTTATCGCATGGTCTTGCCAAGAGTTGTACTCTTGATATTTGTCAATGGGAAGATTGTACTAACTG GTGCCAAGAGTCGTGCGGAATTACAAGATGCTTTAACAAATATACATCCAATTTTAAAGAGTTTTAGAAAACAGTAA
- the LOC124179185 gene encoding uncharacterized protein LOC124179185 isoform X2, translating to MLTFTPTVDRNNQDVPTLEAQLIISAAEDESQPASLSRSVAFKRTTDVDRCFVSTQINTSVLEAWRHRTHQTLIQNRTLSDELDVSVRANWTSKEPSSRTFSGLYPVSIRQLGMTSNMHHVILLLSAVVLSSASMQYMPPLKQEHLFTDILLRELVDRMGNEFVDVPENYMDFPYDSRLQNEYEKVKEIPADISLDYEGIDTPNPNPSIRDQEYLQHSSLWSHQRLNNNNGNDRHRIQAAGLKGIKDEKTETNLPAYCTPPNPCPIGYTSVDHCITNFENTAAFSRDYQSAQDCMCDKEHMVDCTSGSESNDGLSNMHISNSDFDQIVEQFQHENPFFQGEKLPIAAKKGINVGY from the exons ATGCTGACTTTTACCCCAACGGTGGATCGGAACAATCAGGATGTTCCAACG CTGGAAGCACAGCTAATAATCAGCGCTGCCGAAGACGAATCGCAGCCAGCGAGTCTCTCCCGAAGTGTTGCGTTCAAACGAACCACTGACGTCGACCGCTGTTTTGTATCTACGCAGATCAATACTTCAGTTCTCGAAGCTTGGCGCCACCGGACCCACCAGACTCTGATCCAAAATAGAACTTTATCTGACGAACTTGACGTGAGCGTGAGAGCGAACTGGACGAGCAAGGAACCCTCTTCAAGAACATTTTCAGGACTATATCCTGTCAGCATTCGTCAG CTAGGCATGACTTCGAATATGCATCACGTCATTTTACTGCTTTCGGCAGTTGTCCTGAGCAGTGCATCGATGCAATACATGCCACCTCTCAAG CAAGAACATTTATTCACCGACATCCTTCTTCGAGAATTGGTGGACCGTATGGGTAACGAATTTGTCGACGTTCCCGAGAACTACATGGATTTCCCTTACGATTCGCGGTTGCAAAACGAGTATGAAAAAGTGAAGGAAATTCCGGCGGACATTTCACTCGATTATGAGGGTATTGACACCCCAAACCCGAACCCCAGCATCCGTGATCAGGAATATCTGCAACATAGCTCATTATGGAGTCACCAACGTCTGAACAATAACAACGGTAATGACAGGCACAGGATCCAAGCTGCCGGTTTGAAGGGCATTAAGGACGAAAAAACTGAGACCAATTTGCCCGCCTATTGCACTCCACCAAACCCCTGTCCCATTGGCTATACAA GTGTCGATCATTGCataacaaattttgaaaataccgCTGCATTCAGTCGTGATTACCAGAGTGCTCAAGACTGTATGTGCGACAAGGAACACATGGTGGATTGCACCAGTGGATCAGAGAGTAACGACGGCCTTTCAAACATGCACATCTCGAATTCAGATTTCGACCAAATTGTCGAACAGTTCCAA CATGAAAATCCTTTCTTCCAAGGGGAGAAGCTGCCTATTGCTGCTAAGAAGGGCATTAACGTtggttattaa
- the LOC124179185 gene encoding uncharacterized protein LOC124179185 isoform X1: MLVIGTRNPFMCKLPQPVHFADPTGRPAKWSPWPLLRGTLYVKTTLDVWQTAAKLEAQLIISAAEDESQPASLSRSVAFKRTTDVDRCFVSTQINTSVLEAWRHRTHQTLIQNRTLSDELDVSVRANWTSKEPSSRTFSGLYPVSIRQLGMTSNMHHVILLLSAVVLSSASMQYMPPLKQEHLFTDILLRELVDRMGNEFVDVPENYMDFPYDSRLQNEYEKVKEIPADISLDYEGIDTPNPNPSIRDQEYLQHSSLWSHQRLNNNNGNDRHRIQAAGLKGIKDEKTETNLPAYCTPPNPCPIGYTSVDHCITNFENTAAFSRDYQSAQDCMCDKEHMVDCTSGSESNDGLSNMHISNSDFDQIVEQFQHENPFFQGEKLPIAAKKGINVGY; the protein is encoded by the exons ATGCTCGTAATAGGCACACGAAACCCTTTCATGTGCAAGCTCCCCCAGCCTGTGCACTTCGCTGATCCAACTGGTAGACCAGCAAAGTGGTCGCCATGGCCTTTGTTACGTGGGACACTATACGTCAAAACGACCCTTGACGTTTGGCAAACAGCCGCGAAG CTGGAAGCACAGCTAATAATCAGCGCTGCCGAAGACGAATCGCAGCCAGCGAGTCTCTCCCGAAGTGTTGCGTTCAAACGAACCACTGACGTCGACCGCTGTTTTGTATCTACGCAGATCAATACTTCAGTTCTCGAAGCTTGGCGCCACCGGACCCACCAGACTCTGATCCAAAATAGAACTTTATCTGACGAACTTGACGTGAGCGTGAGAGCGAACTGGACGAGCAAGGAACCCTCTTCAAGAACATTTTCAGGACTATATCCTGTCAGCATTCGTCAG CTAGGCATGACTTCGAATATGCATCACGTCATTTTACTGCTTTCGGCAGTTGTCCTGAGCAGTGCATCGATGCAATACATGCCACCTCTCAAG CAAGAACATTTATTCACCGACATCCTTCTTCGAGAATTGGTGGACCGTATGGGTAACGAATTTGTCGACGTTCCCGAGAACTACATGGATTTCCCTTACGATTCGCGGTTGCAAAACGAGTATGAAAAAGTGAAGGAAATTCCGGCGGACATTTCACTCGATTATGAGGGTATTGACACCCCAAACCCGAACCCCAGCATCCGTGATCAGGAATATCTGCAACATAGCTCATTATGGAGTCACCAACGTCTGAACAATAACAACGGTAATGACAGGCACAGGATCCAAGCTGCCGGTTTGAAGGGCATTAAGGACGAAAAAACTGAGACCAATTTGCCCGCCTATTGCACTCCACCAAACCCCTGTCCCATTGGCTATACAA GTGTCGATCATTGCataacaaattttgaaaataccgCTGCATTCAGTCGTGATTACCAGAGTGCTCAAGACTGTATGTGCGACAAGGAACACATGGTGGATTGCACCAGTGGATCAGAGAGTAACGACGGCCTTTCAAACATGCACATCTCGAATTCAGATTTCGACCAAATTGTCGAACAGTTCCAA CATGAAAATCCTTTCTTCCAAGGGGAGAAGCTGCCTATTGCTGCTAAGAAGGGCATTAACGTtggttattaa
- the LOC124179185 gene encoding uncharacterized protein LOC124179185 isoform X3, with product MLVIGTRNPFMCKLPQPVHFADPTGRPAKWSPWPLLRGTLYVKTTLDVWQTAAKLEAQLIISAAEDESQPASLSRSVAFKRTTDVDRCFVSTQINTSVLEAWRHRTHQTLIQNRTLSDELDVSVRANWTSKEPSSRTFSGLYPVSIRQLGMTSNMHHVILLLSAVVLSSASMQYMPPLKQEHLFTDILLRELVDRMGNEFVDVPENYMDFPYDSRLQNEYEKVKEIPADISLDYEGIDTPNPNPSIRDQEYLQHSSLWSHQRLNNNNGNDRHRIQAAGLKGIKDEKTETNLPAYCTPPNPCPIGYTNVTARLRK from the exons ATGCTCGTAATAGGCACACGAAACCCTTTCATGTGCAAGCTCCCCCAGCCTGTGCACTTCGCTGATCCAACTGGTAGACCAGCAAAGTGGTCGCCATGGCCTTTGTTACGTGGGACACTATACGTCAAAACGACCCTTGACGTTTGGCAAACAGCCGCGAAG CTGGAAGCACAGCTAATAATCAGCGCTGCCGAAGACGAATCGCAGCCAGCGAGTCTCTCCCGAAGTGTTGCGTTCAAACGAACCACTGACGTCGACCGCTGTTTTGTATCTACGCAGATCAATACTTCAGTTCTCGAAGCTTGGCGCCACCGGACCCACCAGACTCTGATCCAAAATAGAACTTTATCTGACGAACTTGACGTGAGCGTGAGAGCGAACTGGACGAGCAAGGAACCCTCTTCAAGAACATTTTCAGGACTATATCCTGTCAGCATTCGTCAG CTAGGCATGACTTCGAATATGCATCACGTCATTTTACTGCTTTCGGCAGTTGTCCTGAGCAGTGCATCGATGCAATACATGCCACCTCTCAAG CAAGAACATTTATTCACCGACATCCTTCTTCGAGAATTGGTGGACCGTATGGGTAACGAATTTGTCGACGTTCCCGAGAACTACATGGATTTCCCTTACGATTCGCGGTTGCAAAACGAGTATGAAAAAGTGAAGGAAATTCCGGCGGACATTTCACTCGATTATGAGGGTATTGACACCCCAAACCCGAACCCCAGCATCCGTGATCAGGAATATCTGCAACATAGCTCATTATGGAGTCACCAACGTCTGAACAATAACAACGGTAATGACAGGCACAGGATCCAAGCTGCCGGTTTGAAGGGCATTAAGGACGAAAAAACTGAGACCAATTTGCCCGCCTATTGCACTCCACCAAACCCCTGTCCCATTGGCTATACAA ATGTTACAGCCCGTTTAAGGAAGTAA
- the LOC124179204 gene encoding lipase member H-A-like yields MKMINDVAKMWHCMTTDEHITPNEQNILFRLYTRNNKDQSELLNLNTAEEVEALRSKVMRKKRGKPRPLIKDAIIQSEYFIVNADIKILIHGYSETISNTKMIDIKNVYLEKGEYNIIVVDWGVLANSTCYVHAARAVCKVGDMVGRLLDQLILSGVSLTSIHIIGFSLGAHVAGFAGKNVKLGVIERITGTQNSLP; encoded by the exons atgaaaatgataaatgacGTGGCTAAAATGTGGCACTGCATGACGACCGATGAGCATATAACTCCGAACGAGCAAAACATTCTGTTCCGACTATACACCCGCAACAACAAAGATCAATCGGAATTGCTGAACCTCAACACCGCAGAAGAGGTGGAAGCTCTTCGTTCAAAAGTGATGCGAAAAAAACGTGGAAAACCTCGCCCACTGATCAAAGACGCCATCATTCAGTCAGAATATTTCATCGTCAATGCAGACATCAAGATCCTGATCCACGGCTATTCggaaacaatttcaaacacAAAGATGATAGACATAAAAAACG TCTACCTGGAAAAAGGCGAGTATAACATAATCGTGGTGGACTGGGGAGTCCTGGCAAACAGTACGTGTTACGTCCACGCAGCCAGGGCTGTTTGCAAAGTTGGAGACATGGTTGGGCGACTTCTGGACCAGCTAATCCTCTCCGGAGTGTCCTTGACCTCAATTCACATAATCGGTTTCAGCCTCGGTGCGCACGTCGCCGGCTTTGCTGGCAAAAACGTCAAGCTAGGTGTCATCGAAAGAATCACAGGTACACAAAATAGTCTGCCTTAG
- the LOC124179169 gene encoding vesicular glutamate transporter 1 yields MSRFASVGFEAFDSMKSKASQKFSGLRRSNTGYEEFEMPPNRESKDNLGFEDERGYNLNASFDSLPEPERPPLRHIDTYCMPECPCLSKRYTIAVLACMGFIISFGMRCNMGMAKLTMKNATESGSVKFNWTIATESALDSSFFWGYLVTQVPGGFLASLYPANRIFGMAIATSSFLNLLVPGALTVHPVVDMIVQICKGLVEGVTYPACHGIWKYWAPPLERSRLATLAFCGSYAAVVIGMPLSGYLTQWFGWTASFYFYGVLGLIWYCFWLWLSFEKPAKHPCISARELRYIEDSLGQGQVQIPMPTFATTPWRKFFTSMPVYAIIVANFCRSWNFYLLVLFQARFMHEAFNMPLVETGLIGALPHLLMTTIVPCGGLLADHLRKRGILSTTNVRKVFNCGGFGMEAVFFLVVAKATISGNGTAATVALTIGVACSGFAISGFNVNHLDIAPRYASILMGMSNGIGTIAGLLVPFFVENITKNKDRESWRNVFIIAACVHFVGVTFYAIFCSGELQPWADPTIEEQNSWNPLDDLSKGKPPLPPPPKPPQPEFVKQPSLNGGDWNNYDQPAENHLYPQLDKRNQNGNAVASYGSTVTNVNNPFHSSNPFASDVSASLVQPPAVDDHTHDVMGGQQWN; encoded by the exons ATGTCCAGATTCGCGTCTGTGGGTTTTGAGGCCTTCGATTCAATGAAGTCGAAAGCCTCACAGAAATTTTCTGG ACTAAGGCGGAGCAATACTGGTTACGAAGAATTCGAAATGCCCCCAAACAGAGAGAGCAAAGATAATCTGGGGTTCGAGGACGAACGTGGCTACAACCTGAACGCGTCGTTCGATTCATTGCCGGAACCGGAACGACCGCCTCTCCGTCATATCGACACTTATTGTATGCCGGAGTGTCCCTGCCTCTCGAAGAGGTACACCATAGCAGTGTTGGCCTGCATGG GTTTCATAATCTCATTCGGCATGAGATGTAACATGGGTATGGCCAAACTGACAATGAAGAATGCGACCGAGTCCGGGAGCGTGAAATTCAACTGGACGATCGCAACGGAGAGTGCACTAGACTCTTCTTTTTTCTGGGGCTACCTTGTGACTCAGGTGCCAGGAGGTTTCCTGGCCTCTCTTTACCCCGCCAACAGAATATTCGGAATGGCAATTGCGACTTCATCGTTCCTCAATTTGCTCGTACCCGGGGCTCTGACGGTCCACCCTGTCGTGGACATGATAGTCCAGATTTGCAAGGGCTTGGTCGAG ggtGTTACGTACCCAGCTTGTCACGGTATATGGAAATACTGGGCTCCACCTCTCGAAAGATCGCGGCTGGCCACTCTGGCCTTCTGCGGATCCTACGCAGCTGTGGTAATCGGAATGCCCTTGTCCGGATATTTGACGCAATGGTTCGGCTGGACGGCCTCCTTTTATTTCTACG GTGTCTTGGGGCTGATTTGGTACTGTTTCTGGCTCTGGCTCAGTTTTGAGAAGCCCGCTAAGCACCCCTGCATCTCAGCTCGAGAATTGCGTTACATCGAGGACTCTCTGGGGCAAGGTCAAGTTCAAATCCCGATGCCCACGTTCGCCACGACACCCTGGCGAAAATTCTTCACCTCGATGCCAGTCTACGCAATTATTGTGGCGAATTTCTGCAGGTCATGGAACTTCTATCTGCTGGTCTTGTTCCAGGCTCGATTCATGCACGAGGCCTTCAATATGCCCCTCGTGGAG ACCGGACTGATCGGAGCTCTTCCTCACCTGCTTATGACGACGATCGTTCCTTGCGGTGGTCTGCTGGCCGATCATTTGCGAAAACGTGGAATTCTCTCGACGACAAATGTGCGAAAGGTGTTCAACTGCGGTGGTTTCGGAATGGAGGCTGTCTTCTTCTTGGTCGTGGCCAAGGCTACGATTTCCGGGAACGGTACCGCGGCCACGGTTGCTCTCACCATCGGCGTGGCTTGCAGCGGATTCGCCATATCCGGTTTCAACGTGAACCACCTGGACATCGCGCCCCGGTACGCCAGTATCTTGATGGGAATGTCAAATGGCATCGGCACAATCGCTGGTCTTCTGGTTCCCTTCTTCGTCGAGAACATCACGAAAAATAAG GATCGCGAGAGCTGGAGAAACGTCTTCATAATCGCCGCCTGCGTTCACTTCGTCGGCGTTACTTTCTACGCGATATTTTGTTCCGGCGAACTTCAGCCGTGGGCAGATCCTACCATCGAGGAACAGAACAGCTGGAATCCCCTGGACGATTTGAGCAAGGGCAAACCGCCGTTGCCTCCACCGCCGAAGCCACCGCAACCGGAGTTCGTT AAGCAACCTTCGCTCAACGGCGGAGACTGGAACAATTACGATCAACCGGCAGAAAATCACCTTTACCCGCAGCTCGATAAGCGAAATCAGAACGGCAACGCGGTCGCGAGTTATGGGTCAACGGTAACGAACGTAAACAACCCGTTTCACTCGTCGAATCCGTTCGCCAGTGACGTCAGCGCGTCTCTGGTTCAGCCGCCTGCAGTGGATGATCACACGCATGATGTGATGGGCGGACAACAGTGGAATTAA
- the LOC124179188 gene encoding inactive pancreatic lipase-related protein 1, whose product MAISVVRVFITAALVSAVLFVGGVTGQSKALEDLFNNTSCLKGPIVCPNPRIEFYLYTRETQKNPFLIDVLDPHSLDRSKFNNLHPTKVIIHGFGGGRNLAPSTDLRKAYFTRGNYNVIIVDYGSLVREPCLSQVRWGPNFCSQCIAQLVRYLKNHPRGIPVESVHVLGYSVGAHIAGLMANHLPGDKLGRITGLDPTILFYMGGGNRSLDLDDTDAHFVDVIHTGAGILGQWGPTGHADFYVNGGSSQPGCLGTSILQTLSCDHTKVTPYYIESITTEVGFWAAPCANLLSYLIGWCNPAENEYVLMGEDTPSTARGIYYLSTNGKKPYARGLPEKIRATKSRKRSFYRQY is encoded by the exons ATGGCGATCAGTGTCGTGAGAGTGTTTATTACCGCTGCCCTCGTCTCTGCGGTTCTGTTTGTCG GTGGTGTAACGGGGCAGTCGAAAGCATTGGAGGATCTCTTCAATAACACTTCGTGCCTCAAGGGGCCAATCGTGTGTCCAAACCCACGGATTGAGTTTTATCTGTACACAAG GGAAACGCAAAAGAATCCATTCCTCATCGACGTTTTGGATCCTCATTCATTGGACAGATCGAAATTCAACAATCTGCATCCAACAAAAGTTATCATCCACGGATTTGGAGGTGGGAGAAATCTGGCGCCTAGTACCGACCTTCGAAAAG CGTATTTCACAAGGGGGAACTACAACGTGATAATCGTTGATTATGGCTCCCTTGTTCGCGAGCCGTGCCTCTCCCAGGTTCGATGGGGGCCGAATTTCTGCTCGCAATGCATCGCCCAGCTCGTCCGGTACCTGAAAAATCATCCCCGAGGAATCCCCGTCGAGTCTGTTCACGTATTGGGATACAGCGTCGGTGCCCACATCGCTGGACTGATGGCGAATCACCTGCCCGGCGATAAGCTCGGCCGGATAACAG GACTGGATCCGACGATACTATTCTACATGGGTGGAGGTAACAGATCGTTGGACTTGGACGACACTGACGCTCATTTTGTGGACGTGATCCACACCGGGGCTGGTATACTTGGTCAGTGGGGCCCGACTGGCCACGCCGACTTTTACGTAAACGGAGGATCGAGTCAACCCGGATGCCTCGGCACATCCATACTCC AAACCTTGTCCTGCGACCATACAAAGGTAACACCGTACTACATCGAGTCAATAACAACGGAAGTTGGCTTCTGGGCGGCACCCTGTGCGAATTTATTGTCTTACTTGATCGGGTGGTGCAACCCAGCAGAGAACGAGTACGTCTTGATGGGCGAAGACACGCCGTCCAC CGCACGAGGCATCTACTATCTGTCAACAAACGGCAAAAAACCTTACGCCCGAGGACTTCCGGAAAAAATTCGAGCAACAAAAAGTCGGAAGCGATCATTTTACCGCCAGTATTAA